The sequence TCCGATCATGGGGGTATGCCTAGGGCATCAGGCCATAGGCCAAGTTTTTGGAGGGCGTGTTATCCGCGCACCAGAGCCAATGCATGGCAAGATTTCTCCTGTCCACCATACCGGGCAAGGGCTTTTTTCAGGCCTACCCAATCCCTTTCGGGCTACGCGCTACCACTCTCTTTTGGTCGCTCGCGATTCCCTGCCGGACTGCCTTGAAATCACGGCACAGACTAAAGACGGTTTGATTATGGGACTGTCGCACCGCGACATGCCAATCCATGGCGTTCAGTTCCATCCGGAAAGCATCGCCAGCGAACATGGCCATGATATATTCCGTAATTTTCTGAATATAGCCGGCTATACTTGCAATGAAAGGGCCGCCTGAACCATGAGCGGAGGACTGGGAAAATTTCTGCCGCGCTTGGCTGATGGCGAAGTTCTGTCTTCAGAAGAGGCTGCCGAGGCTTTTGATGTCATCATGTCAGGACGGGCCACGCCTGCCCAGATCGGTGCCTTCCTGATGGCCATGCGTCTGAGAGGCGAGACCGTTGATGAAATAACAGCAGCGGCTAGGACAATGCGCTCTCATGCCGTGCGGATACAGGCTCCACCCGGGGCCATCGACATTGTCGGAACCGGTGGTGATGGAAGCGGAACCTACAATATATCTACCGCTGCTGCCCTTGTTGTCGCTGCGGTAGGAGTTCCTGTTGCCAAGCATGGAAATCGCGCTGCGTCGTCGCGCTCGGGATCTGCGGATGTTCTATGCGCACTTGGCCTGAATCTGGACGCCGATTTCACAGTTGTCGAAAAGGCCATGCACACGATTGGAATTGGTTTCATGATGGCCCCTCGCCACCATTCGGCCATGCAGCATGTTGCCCCCGCACGCCGGGAAATTGGGGTAAGGACGATTTTCAATCTCCTTGGACCGCTGACCAATCCTGCCAGTGCTGATTATCAGCTGATGGGTGTTTTCGACCGCAAATGGCTTGAACCGGTTGCCCACTGTTTGGGAAAGCTGGGGCTCAAGCGGGCAACAGTCGTATGTGGTCACGACGGACTGGACGAAGTAACAACGACAGGTCCAACCTATGCCGCCGAACTAAGAGATGGCGATGTCCGATGCTTTGAAATTGTTCCGGAAGATGCAGGCCTGCCTCGGGCAACTTTAGCTGAGCTGAAAGGGGGAGCACCCGAGCATAACGCGGAAATGATCCGCAAAATACTGGGAGGTGAGCCGGGGCCATTCCGTAATATTGTGGTTTTGAATGCCGCAGCAGCGCTTGTGACAGCCGAAAGGGTCAATACCTTACGTGAAGGAGCAGAACTGGCTTGCCGTGCAATCGATAACGGCAAGGCATCCAGCATACTGGCTTCACTGGTGCGCCTCTATGGATCGCATCACTCCGTCAGCATACGTGAGGTTAACGTATGAGTGACGTGCTCGAACGCATCTGCGCGCAAACCCGTTTGGATCTGGAGCAAAGGAAGAAGACGTTTTCCCTGCGTGACTTGGAAGACAAGGCTACAGCAGCTGACCCAGCCCGTGGATTTGCCAAAGCTTTGGACCAACATGTGGAGCAGGGACGTTATGGTCTGATTTGTGAAATCAAGAAAGCATCACCGTCCGGTGGATTGATACGCCCCGACTTTGATCCATCTGCACTCGCCAAAGCCTATGAAAAAGGTGGGGCATCATGTCTCTCTGTTCTGACAGATGTTCCCTTCTTCCAAGGATCGGATGCCTATCTGGTTGCGGCCCGCGCAGCTTGTTCCCTGCCCGTCCTGCGCAAGGACTTTATGCTTGATCCATGGCAGATTGTTGAATCCCGTGCCTTGGGGGCCGACTGTGTCTTGTTGATTGTTGCAGCACTGGATAAAGCCTTGCTAGCAGATATGGAGGCACTGGCCCTGTCACTGGGAATGGATGCCCTGATTGAAGTCCATGATGAATATGAAATGGAATGCGCTTTGCGTCATACGCGATCAGGATTGATCGGTGTCAACAACCGTAACCTGCGAACCCTCGAAACTAATCTGGAAACAACCGAGGCATTGGCTGCCATGGTTGGTAAAGATCGCGCCCTTGTCTCAGAGAGTGGACTGAAGCAAAAAGCAGATCTCGACAGAATAGCAAAGTCAGGAGCCAGACGCTTTCTTGTTGGTGAAAGCTTGATGCGCCAAGACGATGTTGAGGCTGCTACACTAAGGCTTGCTGTCGCATGACGCCGTAAAACACCTTCTCGCATCCAGCCTGTTG comes from Haematospirillum jordaniae and encodes:
- a CDS encoding anthranilate synthase component II yields the protein MPLVLIDNYDSFTWNLWHYLAELGVEAKVVRNDAVTAKDVMAWQPRGIVLSPGPCDPDKAGICLELIEKAAGQVPIMGVCLGHQAIGQVFGGRVIRAPEPMHGKISPVHHTGQGLFSGLPNPFRATRYHSLLVARDSLPDCLEITAQTKDGLIMGLSHRDMPIHGVQFHPESIASEHGHDIFRNFLNIAGYTCNERAA
- the trpD gene encoding anthranilate phosphoribosyltransferase, which gives rise to MSGGLGKFLPRLADGEVLSSEEAAEAFDVIMSGRATPAQIGAFLMAMRLRGETVDEITAAARTMRSHAVRIQAPPGAIDIVGTGGDGSGTYNISTAAALVVAAVGVPVAKHGNRAASSRSGSADVLCALGLNLDADFTVVEKAMHTIGIGFMMAPRHHSAMQHVAPARREIGVRTIFNLLGPLTNPASADYQLMGVFDRKWLEPVAHCLGKLGLKRATVVCGHDGLDEVTTTGPTYAAELRDGDVRCFEIVPEDAGLPRATLAELKGGAPEHNAEMIRKILGGEPGPFRNIVVLNAAAALVTAERVNTLREGAELACRAIDNGKASSILASLVRLYGSHHSVSIREVNV
- the trpC gene encoding indole-3-glycerol phosphate synthase TrpC, with the translated sequence MSDVLERICAQTRLDLEQRKKTFSLRDLEDKATAADPARGFAKALDQHVEQGRYGLICEIKKASPSGGLIRPDFDPSALAKAYEKGGASCLSVLTDVPFFQGSDAYLVAARAACSLPVLRKDFMLDPWQIVESRALGADCVLLIVAALDKALLADMEALALSLGMDALIEVHDEYEMECALRHTRSGLIGVNNRNLRTLETNLETTEALAAMVGKDRALVSESGLKQKADLDRIAKSGARRFLVGESLMRQDDVEAATLRLAVA